The Lactuca sativa cultivar Salinas chromosome 2, Lsat_Salinas_v11, whole genome shotgun sequence genome includes the window CAGTGAGCTGGAATATGAAAACCAGAAAATATCAATATAAAGAAAAGTAGAAAACGGGATTACCGAATTatgaaatttaattttattttaaaagaaaaaacgaCCTCTAATGTGATAGTGTGATCAGAAACATCAACAGGTTTAGCTCGAAAGATGCAGGCAATGTCAAGAACATCCCTTCGAGCAGAAGCATTTGCAGCAACTTTGATCAACATCAGCTCACGTTCTGCAAATGGCAAATATGTAATATCTTTCACCTCATGAACATCCACCAGTTTGTAAAACTGCTGAACCAATTTGTCAATAGATTCATCTGTTCCAGGAATCACAGTTGTAATCCGAGCTAGACCCTCCATTTCTGCAGCACCTGCAGCCAGACTCTGTACACATTACACAACacagttcttttttttttttaaatactgttataaaaaaaattatataaggaaaaaacaaaaaaagaaaaaacaaacctGGATGTTGTAACCCCTTCTGGATATAACTCCAGTGACCAGGTTGAGAACTCCAGGAGCATTATTCACAAGAATGTTGACAGTGTGAGACTTATGACCAGTTGActgttttatttaaatttcaaatctcAGTTATACCCCATACATAAACTATTTGCTAAATAATGGTTGATAACACATTAATGAAAAATGAGAAATTGATGCATATCTTACATCTTCTTCATAAAGCACACCCCAATGGGGGTCAAGGACTTGATTCATTGAGAACCTATCGTAGTGCTCCACAGGATAAACATCTCCCTTTCATTCAaacaaatatatcataactcaaattaataaaaaaaaaaaaaagtaattatcaCAAATAGAAACCTGCAAAGATTAAAGAATATACCCCTGAAACCACACTCAAGTTCTCATCAACTGGGTGAGTTATACTTGAGGCAGGAGGAATTGGAGTTGGGGCTTCCAGATCTGGATAAGAAGCTGCACAGAAGTTCCAAAATGGAGCACTTTCGCCCAGTTTTTCTCTTCTTAAAGCAATCTACAATTTGCAGCACACacagttagtgtgtgtgtgtgtgtgttgcatGAAAAAGGACATTTAAGACACATCTCACCTTCCCTGTTCTTGTGAGCTCTTTGATTCCAAATTTGGCTAAGTTTCTCTGAACAGTAACCATCTTCCCAGGATCCCCAGTGACCTGATTAACCAGAGGAGCTCTTTGATTACAAACTTGGCTGAATTACTATTAAAAAGTGTCGCTTACTTTAATTGTATGAGTGTATGTTTATAACGAGTAGTGGTCATATGTAAGTGCAGATGTAATGAAATAGGTCACCTCTATTGTCAATGAGCATTCTGTTGTATCCACAACTTTGGCTCTAAAGATGTCTACTAGCCACATGATCTGAAGGAGAAGTAACAGCGTATCAATCTTCAATCTCATATGTAATCAATTAACAAGATAGAAACCAATAACATATATGCAAGTCTTCTGAAAGTCAGAAAAATCATTAAAGTAGAGAAAATAAAACCTCAGATCTTGTGGTTTGATTGACATTAAGCTTCACAAGCATCAATTCCCGTTCTACCTGTGGTTCCTTTGAAAGATCTTCCACCTGATGCATCAAAACAGCGTTGAACAAATCAGATAAGACTTTTTAATTCAGGTTGATAGTCAAACAAAGACAAATAGCAGAAAAAGGATTCAACCTTTAAGACATTAACAAGCTTGTTGAGCTGCTCTACAACTTGTTGCAAGACCTTCTCAGTTCCAGAGACAACTACGGTGAACAAAGCTTTGTCCTTATTCAAGCCAACAGCAAGAGATTCAATGTTGTAACCTCTTCTAGCAAAAACCCCTGTAATTCGGTTTATTATACCGCTTTCATCTCCAACAAACACTGAGATTGTGTGGCGTTTCACTCTAGTCAATGcataaacaaaatttattttgatCAAAAGATGTATATGCATAACAACTTT containing:
- the LOC111916356 gene encoding acetolactate synthase small subunit 1, chloroplastic, with translation MRIFSSPKTAMTTPATTCSLWKAPVNCSNRSTVESGAVVNARSLKISSNRKYAGCFKLKVVNSLSNNGNGSASGGAPVTLPFSPTNNGAASPLSSKVKRHTISVFVGDESGIINRITGVFARRGYNIESLAVGLNKDKALFTVVVSGTEKVLQQVVEQLNKLVNVLKVEDLSKEPQVERELMLVKLNVNQTTRSEIMWLVDIFRAKVVDTTECSLTIEVTGDPGKMVTVQRNLAKFGIKELTRTGKIALRREKLGESAPFWNFCAASYPDLEAPTPIPPASSITHPVDENLSVVSGGDVYPVEHYDRFSMNQVLDPHWGVLYEEDSTGHKSHTVNILVNNAPGVLNLVTGVISRRGYNIQSLAAGAAEMEGLARITTVIPGTDESIDKLVQQFYKLVDVHEVKDITYLPFAERELMLIKVAANASARRDVLDIACIFRAKPVDVSDHTITLELTGDFNKMLALQRLLESYGICEVARTGRVALVRESGVNSAYLRGFSFPV